The Faecalibaculum rodentium genome segment CGGCCCCGGCAGCCTTCTGCTCTTTCTTTTACAGTTTCATGCCAGGCACTTCCGGCCGCCGTTCGTCTGAAAGCTACAGCAGCTGGATCCCGGCTTCGCGGCACGCCGCATGCATTTCTTCCGGCCACAGACTCGCCTGGACTTCCCCCACGTGAGCCTTGCCCAGCAGCAGCATGCACAGCCTCGACTGCCCGATGCCACCGCCAATGGTGCAGGGGAGTTTGGCATTCAGGATCGCCTGGTGGAAGGGCAGGGACTCGCGTTCCAGACAGCCCTCCGCCTCCAGCTGCCGGTGGAGACTCTCCTCATCCACCCGGATGCCCATGGAGCTGATCTCCAGCGCCTGCTGCAGGGGTTCATACCAGAACAGGATGTCGCCGTTCAGGTCCCAGTCATCATAGTCCGGGGCCCGCCCGTCATGTTTCTGTCCATCCCGCATCACGGCGCCGATCTTCATCACAAACACACATCCCAGTTCTTTCGTGATGGCGTTCTCGCGTTCCTTCGGCGTCAGGTCCGGATACAGGTCCAGCAGCTGTTCGCTCGTCACGAAGTGAATCATGTCCGGCAGGTGGTGCACTGCCTGGGGATACTTGTACCAGACCTCGTGTTCCATGTGCTTGATGACCTTGAAAATCGTTTCCACGTGCTCCTTCAGCGTGGCGACATTCCGTTCGCCCCTGCCGATGACTTTCTCCCAGTCCCACTGATCCACATACGCCGAGTGGAGATTGTCCAGCTCCTCGTCCTTGCGGATCGCATTCATGTTCGTGTACAGCCCTTCATGCAGGCCGAATCCATAGCGGCCCAGGGCTGCGCGCTTCCACTTCGCCAGAGAATGCACGACCTGCACCTCTTCGCCGTCCTGGCTCGTCATGGTGAAATGCACCGGTTCCTCGCTGCCGTTGAGGTCATCGTTGAGACCGGAACTGCGTGTCACGAACAGCGGCGCGGAGATCCGCTGCAGCTTCAGCTCCCGCCCCAGTTCATCCTGGAACGTGTCCCGGATGTATTTGATGGCTTCCTGGGTCTGGCGGATGTCCAGGGCCGGTTTGTAGTCCTTCGGTATGATCAGATTCATCTATGTTTCCCTCGCTGTTTCTTAACAATGGTCTGATTATAGCACGGCTGATACAGAGGGACCTGTCTGTCACAAAAATTTACAGAGAATGCGTCACGGGTTTTCAGAAAAAAACAGGGAATTTTCCGAATCGTCGCAACCTTTCCGATTTGTAAACGATACCAAACGGAGTGCCTTGCCGACAGTGTATCCAATACATTACAAAAATAGCGCAAAAACATACAAATAAGTTTGTATCACGAAGAAATACTGTACAATCAGGACATTGACAAAACGTGACTTTTTTTGCCGCCCTGTGGTAGCATGAACACGTCAAGACAAGTGGAAACGTTTACACATTATGGAGGTAATATGAACACTGAACAGCAGATGACAGCAAAAGCCGAAGCGCTTTTCCATAAAGGACCCGCAGCCCTCACAAAAGAAGAAGTGTATGCGACGCTTCTGGCCTTCACCAAAGAAGCCCTGGCTGACGCACCGAAGATCACCGGCG includes the following:
- the asnA gene encoding aspartate--ammonia ligase, which gives rise to MNLIIPKDYKPALDIRQTQEAIKYIRDTFQDELGRELKLQRISAPLFVTRSSGLNDDLNGSEEPVHFTMTSQDGEEVQVVHSLAKWKRAALGRYGFGLHEGLYTNMNAIRKDEELDNLHSAYVDQWDWEKVIGRGERNVATLKEHVETIFKVIKHMEHEVWYKYPQAVHHLPDMIHFVTSEQLLDLYPDLTPKERENAITKELGCVFVMKIGAVMRDGQKHDGRAPDYDDWDLNGDILFWYEPLQQALEISSMGIRVDEESLHRQLEAEGCLERESLPFHQAILNAKLPCTIGGGIGQSRLCMLLLGKAHVGEVQASLWPEEMHAACREAGIQLL